The following nucleotide sequence is from Toxoplasma gondii ME49 chromosome IV, whole genome shotgun sequence.
tggTCCGCATCTCTCTACCTTGCTCAGGCGCGGATAAATCGACATACACAGATATGTACGTGGACGTAGAGATCTGCTTGAACCTATGGATGCGCAGTTGCGTAaaggcgcgcatgcacccgaAATTCGGCGCGTCCATCCACGCGTGGACATGCAAAAAGCATGGCGCGTACGAGACCGCTGCATAccccgacagagagagcgaagcgctCTGCACGAGGCCTTGGCCTTtaccttttttctctccactcctcTCGCATCTCCATGGACCGAACTTGAGCAGCTGCCTGGTGCCacagccttcttctctgctgttgcTGACGGAGTGGAGGCTGCAGCGCCGGACAAGGCCGCGCCTGCACCGCTGCGTAGACTTGCTGCACTGCCGACAAAGTCCGATGTCGCGCCTAAAAAAACATTTGCTAACAGGGGCACACTTCACCACTGTCTTTACGCGTTTtcaacacacacagaaacataTGCAGATATACGCAGATACATGAGAGAAGGAGATCTACCGGTGCCCCGAGCTTTGCGCCTCActgagaaagaaacggaagaagctccttgcatgcatctacacagcacatacacacatataaatatatatatatatatacatatatatatatatttatgtgcatgtatacataaatGTGTAGAAACGTCCTTGAAAGGCGGCCAAGTAGATCAAATAGTAAgtagagcgacagagagatgcCGTGTGAAGCCTTCCCAAGCCGCGGCATGACGACACCTGCATGTGCGCCACAACAGATGCGCGTTCCACATTCTTCATTTTTACTGGAAGTTCCAAAGTCGTTTTCCGAGACCGAAAGCGGTCGCCTATATTTCTCAGCGTCAATACACTTGACTCTCAGAGATTAGACGCACCGACGGAGCTACTTCCTGCTTGAGGACGGCGCATGGTGTGTACATGTTGGACTCATCAGTGTGACGAGAGCAGCATCCGAGCAGGAGGAGTAAACTGCTTGTGAACTATGTAGGTTCGCTCGAAGTCATCATTACGCCTGAGCGACCGAAAAGCAAAacctgtctccctcgcatCGAGAAAAGACTtcgttcctgtttctctcacTCGTGGGGTCACAAGCCCCCAAGTGAACGAACGCGCGTACCTTGATCGCGAGTCTTTGCAGGTATCCCGTGGGTCCGCGTCTCCAGGCGTCGTCGCCGCTTACATGACCGAGTGCGTCGAACACTCCGCAtccagaagcagcaggcCAGGCAAGAgtcgctcttcgcttccccttttctcgcttctcgtcgtcgtccttccttccactcttcttctccccgggGCGCGACGCCGCCGCGCCGGCGCCCGCGGCTCGCGAGACGCAGCCGCGGCAGAAGccgaagcagcagcagccgcagcaCGGCGCGTTCTCCCGTTTTGTGTGCAGGGCAACGAcgtcgcttttcctctgGCTAGACGAGGCGTCCGCCAAGGAcgacgcgaggagacgctcGGAGACTGGGTGCGACTTCCGGCAGCAGCcggcgcagctgcagagacacagaaacgctcGCTCGTGAAGCGACCGCGGAACTTGCGGCCTCAGCAGCAACGCGCTCGGAGGCGCCAGAGTCCGCCGGCCCTCCTCGACCACTGCACTCCGCAAACTCTCCTGGAAACGAGCAAGCGAATGCAGACGACGCTCCAGAGTCGCTTGCTGAAGACAGAACACAGGAATCTCAAAAACGACGCAAAAACGTCAACGGGGAGAACTGGCGCGAGACGGCGGCTACGGAGAagccagcgaagaagagaagggggagcagaaacgaggaaagaaacgatgaagaagacggagaagaagaccagacagcagaggaagagcaaggaggagaactcgaagaacaagaagaggacgaaagctgcgacaggagagacaagacggcAAACAAAGAGGTTAAACAAAGATCTCTTGAGGCGGGCCGAAGAACGACATAGGAGACGGGATAGACGTTGGATAAAGACAAAACGAACGAAGCGTCCTGGCAGAGCGAGCCAGCGGCGTAGCAAGAGAGGCAGCACGATACACTCGAGAGTGGGCGCCGAGCTTTGGAAGAGACGGCATGTGAAAGAGCCGCCGAGAGAAGGTATGGAGGGACCGCGGCCTCTAAGGTCGCAGAGGGCGAATGGAAAAAGGAAcgagcggagacaggagagacagcggcgaggCCTTACCACTCTCACAGACTccggaaagcagcagaatTGCTCGTAGAGCTCCCTATTCTTGCCGTCCAGCAGTCCACTGAAGCGCACACCACGACAACAGAAATTCGTTCTtcagacgaagcagcgagaggcaAACGGGTTGCATGCTTTTTACCTTTTCCACCTCtcaggagaaaagacagtGAAGGttgcgaagaagggagaagaaagaacctCGGTCAAGCGACTGAGAAACATCCGAGAATCGAATACCTCAGAGACTCAAACGGTCCTACGGAAGGACAGCCGTATACGAATCGTCGAAGCCTCAGACAGGAGTTTCATTTTGTAATGGATGGGCACCAAGTCGGTAAGTTGGAATCATGTGTAATGTGTACACAATCCGTTTTTCCTACGCATGCGGCATCAAAAAAAGTTGAAAACCACAGGCAAATCCTCTAGAGGAGGTCCCATCCATCCCTCCCCAGCCGAGACCCTAAACGCAGCTTGCGTCGAAGAATCCTAATCTGTGTATTTTTTCAACGAAATCCTTGAGTGCAAGACCCCCTGTCTCTGAAAAAACACGGAGGACTACTACACAAACAAGCATAAATGCATCTACATGGAAACGTCAAACTCACCCTTTCAAAGGACGTCGACAGTGATGTCTACTGATAATGCAGACACAGGCCACAGATTCAGACCGAagcatacacatacatgcatatatagatatagatgtacagatatatagatatacagatAGAGATGTATACTCTGGCCTACTCAAGaaggcgccttctctcctcgagttGTTCAAAGGCTTCCTGGCGACTGCCTTGACGGATTTTCTGGAGAATGTGCGTCACCGCAGGTCGCGCGGCTCGGCCGTTTGCGTCCCTCCACTTTCTGCGCTCCCGCTTCGGCAGGGCCTGGTGAATGCGAAAGAGAATCTCTGCAGGAGGCACAGCGCCCTGCTGCACGTAGCGCGCGGCCGCAAGCTGCAGGCGAAGCTGCTCCCGAATTTCGGACGAAGACAAGATGGAGTCGTCATCGTCTCCAGAATGCTCacacgacgcagaagacgaagacgcagaagaagcagaagaggaagaaaaggaagaagagttaGAAAAGAGGTTCGCGAAGGGGTCTCTGGGATCGCCAAAGATGCCGTTTTCCTTTccaggagagagcagcgggggcggcgaggcgaggtctgcatgcgacggcGGAGGtacggtggagagagaaggcagagccGGCAGAGGAGAGGTGACAGAACAGTCGCCGTTGATTGCCGCTTCCACatgagaagaagccgagtcGGTGTGcaagtgagagaagaaggcgttCTGCTGCTCCAGAAAGTCACTCAAAGGTCCATCTGTGTCaagacgagaggaggcgGACGCCACCCGATTCTTGGAGCTCACCTCAGGTCTTGCTGAGGGTGAAACCGCCACCGGACCCCCTCCCTCCATCTCGCAGTGGAGACAGCACGAAAatcaaaagagagaagaagaaaggaaactgcCGACGCGGAGGTGCATCTACGGGGAGActcgaaggcagaggaaacaggcgaagaaacagagcgagaaaaagaagaagaagaggggaaggtTGGATGGGCAGGCGGCGTGGAAAAACCAAGGCATGCAGAACGGCGAGTGCGGGACAGTGGGGTGTCTCTCGTTACAGCAAAGCGGTTTCTGTCTTCGTGGATCCacttctttcgcctcccgCCCCTGCGCCTCTCGCGAACGAGAACGCAGTCTTCACTCTAGAAGAGCGACGccaagagaaaagggagtcgggtggagacaggaaaagacaACCGGTGCTGCATCGGCACCGAAGCTCAGACAGAAACTGGACAAGGCATCCCAGAAGCTGAAGCCCCGGAGATGTGGAGAAACAGTGGGAAACAGTGGGTCGATAAGGAGGCAGACAAGCAGGCAGGAAGAGAGTAGTCAAGGGTGAGGAAAGGGACACAAAATTTCGAAACAAAagggcatgcatgcacacaagcCGAGAACGGCCGGGTCCTTCCTCCTCAACCTTGGGAACTGGGAGGCTCTTTCCAGTCCTACTCTGCTTACCGGTCGAGGCGGAATAAAGCACGATCCGTACAAAGAAAAGATGGCCAACGAGTTTTTCTTGACTAAGCGTGGAAGACAAACGAGCGCCCAAGCGAGAAAGGACCTTTTCCCCGATCGCGTTCAGTTATTGTCCGGGCGCTTTTTTGGGCAGGACAAAGAGGATGACTCATCTCTTCTGCCTTCACTGCATGTCATTTttcgaagaaggcagaaaaccTGCTCGTGGAAAAAGTGCCGAGACACCCGAAACACCACTGTCCGCAGTCGAAAGTAGACAGCAACGACTTTCTCTCGGCGGCAGAGGTAACGGCGCCAGAAACTGTGGAGACATGGATCGAAACACGAAccagcgacgaaggcgaacggagaaaagaggtccgaaacagaaaaaggctCTTATTGTCATGGGACATGCGGTCTTTGGCCCAACAGAGTGGAAGACTGAACCGAGGGGAACATGTTGTTCTCCACCCCGCCTAGCGAGTTTCTCCgtcaactgcatgcagctcgtCAAGATAACTACCGGTGAAGAGCAATACGCGACAGAACACCCGGACAACTTCTTCTTGGTGCAAGAGAGGATGCGTCCCTTACACAAGTGGAAATCGTTATGAGAAAATCGGGACCACACAAAAAAGCGGCGGAGGAACACAGTTCGCTACCAAGGAATGCCTTCAGCAACAGGGAGAGGGGGCACCCGCCAccgggaaaaggagacgagagctTTTCTGAAAACAAGCTGTTTGTGTAGCGTACTGGAAAgggcagaaggaaagacaatGCAAGATTTGCTCTCGGCCTTGACGCAACTTCTGTCTGAAGACCCAGGGGGACTCACTGTCAAGACCTCGGCTGATGTGTTTGGCCGATCTtggtttttctccgttccgATGGAGCGTCTACCGTGGCGATAAAGATGCGGGCATGGCCCAGAACGGTGGCCTGCAGCAATGATCATTTGCTCAGTGGTGGAGATTTCCAGAGTCCATGTGGCAAAGACCTGGGACGAATCTGTCTTCATTCAAGGACAGTCACCTATCTTCACCGAGACTGGCTGCCTACTTAGTGTGTTACTGCACGTAAATCTGCCTTTTCTGAACGGTGTACAATACGGGTCACTGACTATCGCTCTGTTGGGCGAAGCTTTTTGGAGTCACAAGGAACCTTGCTTGACGGCCGAGTGTGAACTCTCTGCTCGAAAACATTCAGCATCATGATGCCATGTGGGGAATACCAAGAACACAGCCACATTTAGGCAGGACTCCGAAGTCAATCTACCCCACGGTCTGAATTCGATCTTTCTCTAAGCGGCCTGCGTTCTTCCAGGGAGGAAAATGCGGAATCGTTGCATTTCGCATTTGCTGGTGAAGACCAAAAGTGCAGCTACTTTTCCTTAGGACTTAACTGTGTGCCACCCTATCCTGTCTTGTTCGTTCAGTAGTATGCGTTCTGCAACTTGAAATCTACACTCATACCAGTCATCAATGCTCGGTACGCAGTTGTCAGCACAGTTGGGCGATTTCCTGGTGTGTGTCACAGTTCTGCTCAATTTGAGTAGTGTTGTTAAGAGCTTTATGGGGCATCGGGAATCAAGGACATTTCTTCTCAGGATTTAGGTATTTCGTATCACTGAAAATAGTCCTGTTCAGACGGGCCGAAGAATGCTTTACTTTATCTCTACACGTGTCGCCCTCGACTCTGTTTGCTGGAGCACGGGAATTGCGAAATACTATCTGACAGTTTTCGGTGAGGAGTCATCCGCTGGTACAGGCTACCGGATGTCAGCAATGTTGCCTCCTGCAGTTATCTTTCAAGTCCACTGCCGAGCGTTATTCCACACGGTTGCACGGAACTGTCTAAAGAGGAGGAATCTCAATGTCACTTGCCCCTGTAGGAAAGTTCACAACAAATCCGTTTGATAATAGCAGGTACACGGGATCCGGGTCCGTAAGAAGCCGCGTTCTGAGGATGTGGAACTTTTGGATGTCGCACTGCAGTTAACACTAGCGAAAAATACGCCGGCTGTGTCAAACGGGTGCAACCAGAAGATCTAGCATGAGTATGAGTTGTCTGAGAAAGCTTTGCAACACGAATTAATCAGGTGGACCAAATCCTGCCCCTTTGACTCCAGGGTCTATGTAGCCGGATTGTCTTCCTGAACGTGGAAGCTTTTGGTTGCCCTGATCAAAAACATGCGAGTTTGCACAGCCGCGGGGAAACTCGGCTGCTTAGGTATTCTGTGCATGGTTCGACTTGCTGCTGCGACAACAGTTATGGAAAAGCTAGGATACCAACGGGAAAATCATGCTTTTCGTACGGGCTCAGTAACCTCCTGTGCTAGTCTATTTTGTGGGCATTAGCGTTGTCCTAGGACTGCTACACGCGTACCCCGCGTACCCTCACTGACATCGTTGAAGTTGCTTCATCGACAGCTTCACTGCGCAGCTGAACGCTAAAATGGATGTTTCACCGAAGACTTTTGACGGCTGGTCAACCCAGTCAAGATGTCGACGCTTGACTGCTCTGTGTAgcgtgtttctctttctctgtcttctgcctcaTCACCCGTTTGCGTGTCATCCTCATGACACGTTTTCACGGCCTGCGCACACTCACTCGGTGTTAATAGCGACTGCTGCCGAGCTCCGGGGTAACGCTCCACCAGTCTCGCCTGGGACAACACGGGCAACTGATGCAGCTGCCGAGAACAAAGCAGAAGATTCGTCTTCCGAACCGGGGGAGAGCACAGAAGTCGCGCAACTTCCAGCACAAGAAGTATCGTCTGGGGAACCGTCCGCAGAAACCACACCGGCTGAGAGCCATGACACTTCTGAGTCAGATCCAGTTGAAAAAGATTCGCAGCCAGAGAAGTCATCTGGGAGCGtagacgaaggcgaagggatGAGTGCGGGACAAAATGGAGATTCGCTGAAGGACGCCTATCAAGGTGCGTCGATGGAAGACATTCTGCCTAGCACGAGTCAAGAGGAGTATACCGACGACATCTACGAACGAGATGCAGTTCCACCGGAGCCGTTTGAACAGTGGGAGACAGCATATGACATACCTGATCAACTGAGAAGACGAACTGAAGGCGACGACCCCTTATATTATAATCTCGTGATTGAAGAACGACTCTATTTGATGGAGCCTCCATTTGGGTCACTCCCGGGACAGACACAGGAAGCGTCAGAGGAGGGTGGCCAAATATCGGGGGAGGACGATGTGCAAACAGAGTCTGGAGGATTTCCTGCGCAGAAGAATGGTGTCTATGCTATGTGCTACGCCCGAACTGAAGAGGAAATCTGGCAACGATGTGCGGAAGCAAGTGACGCCGCTGAAGGCGTTTACATTCAAATGCACGAAATGTTGGATTTCGGACGCCTCGTGGATCCGGATGAAGCTGATCCGTCGACCGTGACGGCCGCACTAACAGAGGACCACTATCGTCGAACCGTCCGTGATTTGGGCGTCTCTTGGTTCACAACAATCAAGGAAATGAAGGCTGTGACGGGACTCAAAGTCGCTGGGATTTGGTTCGGCCCTCCTGACTTCGACAAAATCGATTCAATTATCAAAGAAAACCTAGGCGTCTTTGACGGAGTTTATGTCGATTGGGAAGACGGCGTTGGGGCATGTGTCGACAAGGTATGCCAAAAGAATAGCGTAAGCATTTCATCGAGATTCAATACTGCAAGTAGGGGTAAATGACAAGACTATCATGGTGATAACAAATGAAGAGCCCAGAAGCAGTTCGCACGAATTGTCGCAGCGCGTTAGAACAAAAACTGCGGGTCATAGCCTAGCAACGATACTCATTTTTATTCGATGCATTGTCTAATGCGGTATCGCATTTTTGCTACAGCTTGAACGTCCCCCGCGGACGAACAAGGCCGGTGAGCCCACTGCCTGGGCAGATAAACCAGATTTCTTTTTTCGATACTACATGGGAGGCCAAGATGCCAACACATGTGTACTGAAAGACATGTCACCGTACTCTTTCGACAGCTACGTACGGGCTGACAGAGGTAAGTTACGCTCCTCTCTACAGCATGATTTCCTAGCGCGAGTTGCCGTTTCGtgaacaggagacacagtCGAGTCTAATCTGAACATAAATACTTAATTTCATCTGTTGCAGATTCCCCAAACAAAAGGACTCGTTTGTGATTATCGACGAGGTTCCGACGCCGCAAGCTTAAGATTTAGAACTGCTGTTAAAGAATGTGAATCGTCAAAACGAACACTTCTCTGAGCGTCTCTGGTAAACATGTGTGCTGCTGCAGAAATGAAGGTTCCTGACGAATGGGTACCTAACTTCCCTTGCTTCGCCGGCCACCAAGGACGATGCTACCGCGCCTTCAGA
It contains:
- a CDS encoding hypothetical protein (encoded by transcript TGME49_320290~Signal peptide predicted by SignalP 2.0 HMM (probability 0.846) with cleavage site probability 0.376 at residue 42), whose protein sequence is MDVSPKTFDGWSTQSRCRRLTALCSVFLFLCLLPHHPFACHPHDTFSRPAHTHSVLIATAAELRGNAPPVSPGTTRATDAAAENKAEDSSSEPGESTEVAQLPAQEVSSGEPSAETTPAESHDTSESDPVEKDSQPEKSSGSVDEGEGMSAGQNGDSLKDAYQGASMEDILPSTSQEEYTDDIYERDAVPPEPFEQWETAYDIPDQLRRRTEGDDPLYYNLVIEERLYLMEPPFGSLPGQTQEASEEGGQISGEDDVQTESGGFPAQKNGVYAMCYARTEEEIWQRCAEASDAAEGVYIQMHEMLDFGRLVDPDEADPSTVTAALTEDHYRRTVRDLGVSWFTTIKEMKAVTGLKVAGIWFGPPDFDKIDSIIKENLGVFDGVYVDWEDGVGACVDKVCQKNSLERPPRTNKAGEPTAWADKPDFFFRYYMGGQDANTCVLKDMSPYSFDSYVRADREMKVPDEWVPNFPCFAGHQGRCYRAFRASIAHSCDATQQRFMFAPYERTSDKLLTMFKEGCRALGYDVPPHDIVQYV